One Callithrix jacchus isolate 240 chromosome 4, calJac240_pri, whole genome shotgun sequence genomic window, GCTGAGGGGCAGCTCTGCAGCGGCGTCCCGGGTCTACAGGGGGGCGGACGCTCGGGTGCTCGCACAGTCCTCCGCCGCGGCTGACATCAGGCGTCCTTCCACTCCCTGAGTCCTCggccgccgccgccaccccagcgcGCCCCGATCTGGCCCCCTGCCCCGCGAAGATGGCTGCCGTACGCCGGGCCCGCAGTTACTGCCGCTGCCTGGTGCGCTTCTCCGACCGAGAACTCTGCTAAGCCCCGCTGCGGAGACAGGCAGGAGTAGACAACCGGACACCCAGCACTCCTCCTCCGGGGGCGGTGCAGAGGGGGCGCGGAGAGCCGCCCTCGAGTGCAGCAGGCCGCCCCGCCAGCATGGTAACCTGGCCAGGGGGCTGGAGGGTGGACGCCGCGGGGCGGGAGCGCGGTGTGCAAGGAGGGCCCGGGCCTAGGGCTGGGGGTCGGCAGGGACCGTAGGAGTGGGAGCTGCACGGCTGCCACCCGTTAGAGGGCTCTGGCCTGAGAGAGAGTGAGTCGGAAGGCGGGAGGGTACCAACCCTGGTCTCTCCCTAGGGTTCCTTTCTGCTGAGCCTCCCCAGCCCCCGCTGGGCTCGATGTGACGAGGGGGACCTTTGCAGAACAGTCGGGGAAAATGTTCCTTCTCGGCTCACTGAGTGTATTGAACCAGTCTCGGTCCTCTCGAGGGATTTTATCAGAAGCATTGAGCATAGACTGAGGTGAGCTGTCGCAGCGTCTGAATTTGGGAGGGAGCCCTGGCAAGCGGAGACACTTGTTGATTGCCTTTCTGCTGAAAAGCCGGGCCCACCGACAAGCCCTGCCTGCACCTTGAGAAGCCCTGGGTGTAGGACGCATTTGCCCCACGAGGCGTCAGTTCCCTAGGTAGGATGTTGGCAGGTGGTCCTGGCAGAGTGGGGTTGGAGGGTTCGTCTCCGCGGCGTCGGTGTGGTCCAAAAGTTGCAGAGTTTGACAGCGTAGATTCCAGGGAACTGTGGCGTACTGGAATACGTAGTTTCTGTCCTGTGCCTTTCTTTGGTTTAGAGTAAGTTGTCCATCTGAGAAACTAACCTCTGGCTAGGGCTGAAAGAATCAGGGATGAAATGATTCCAAACGAATTAATTTCTAGTAGACTCAAATGTTTATTGCATAAATGAATGGctgaatttattaaattaatctGGAGGATAGAAAAGGCATCAAATTCCCCGATCCTAAACTTTCAGAAGTAGGTCTCTGACTGGGATTAAGCATTTAGCCTTTATAGTTTATTAATCCCACCTGTGTAACAGGAGTAACATGATGAAGACATGGGCTACTCATACACATGAGCTACTTGAGTGAGGGTGATATTTAGGTCAAACTcgattatgaaaaataaaaggaaaacctcCAGATGGCAGCTGAGGGCCTACTTATTTCAGGTGGTATTCGAGTTGACCAAATATTAGCTCAGCCAGATCCCAGATACAATAGTTTGTTTTTGTGATTATGCTGTCAAAATCAAAGTAAGAATGGTTTAAAACTCCACTGTAACACAGGGGAGAAGAAAGATGCCATCTATATTACACTTCTCCCGTTTCCTTTCCTCATCATTCAGATTTGAGTACTTATTATCAGCCTATAGTGTGAGACTAAGGAACAATACTAGATCTTCAATGTAACCAAACCTGCAAGGTGATTTATGATATACTTTTAATCACGGAATGTCACATATGAAAAGGGACCTCAGTAGATCACCATATCTCTTTACAGATGTCCCATAGACATGACAGCTGAGGCCTAGACAGGCCTTTACTACAAATCAAGCAATGTGTTTGGCCTTATGGTTACAAAGGTAACTGAGATGTGTTCTTGTGCTTGATGCCTTAACTCTAGTGAATGAAACAACCAGCCTCAGTACAAATGTTGTGATAAAAGTAAGCACAAGTATTATGGGAACACAAGAGGCAATCAGAAAGGTTGAAAAATGCTTCTAAGATGAACCCTGAGCTGCATCTTGAAGGATGAATAGAAATAGCTAAGTGAGGAAGAAGGCATTCCAAATAGAGCAAGCAGCATATGCAAGCCAACTGGACAGCAGGAGCTCTTGAAGTCGGTTTAGAATGACTGCTAGGCAGGAGTTAGAAAATTAAACTACAAAGGATAGCCCACAGAACTCAGGTCCCCTCCCATTACCTGTACTTAGAGTTTACAATAATGAAGCAAATAAGTCTGCTTACTCAAATAAGCAGACTCTTAtttgagaagagagagaaatacactTCTCAGTGGGATTTATACATTCTTTCATTACATATTTTCCTACTAGTGGTGTTCTTAGTAGGAAAAGCTCCCAACATaaagagactaaaaaaaaaaatgtatttgacaaTACATTaatccttttccatttttctggaaATTGACCTGAGTTCTTGATCTCATTTATTGCTTCACAGATATATGCTTTACAGTGTGCCCAGCATTTTACCATATACTGACTGGTCAACTTGGGCACCTCTGGTTTGAGTCTGCTTGCCAGAGATAAGATGAGAGGCAAGGCTAATTCATGTTCTGTAATATAGTGCAAGTATGTCTGGTGGCTATGTTAAAGACGTATGTTAATATAAACACCCTGAAATAACATACAGCTAAAATTTGCAAAATTGTAAAACTTACCATCTTTGGAACTAGTAAAATTAAATGGGTTTATTATCTAGCTAACCTTTAAGGTCATTTCCCTGATTGCCACATTTCTTTACACTAAGTATTGAGCAAGTTTCATTTGCTGAAGTCTATTAGCTAACAGACTGAACTGAGACAACATGCCATTTTTGCTGTAAGGCAGGATTCAGTTTAATTTAGCAAACGTTTATTCAGAATGAAAGGATAAAATGAAAGACATCTGACTGAGACCTCTATTAAGCCTCAGGTCACACATGGTAATTCCAGTCTAGCTTTATTCCACTGTAGCCAAtccaatatataaaaattggaTTTATAGACAGATAAAATAGGAGtttctttataaaacatttactattAAAAGTCTTTGACTAAGGAGGTTTCCTAGtacatataaaacattaataCACAGAAGTCATGTTTGCATAGAACACATTTAATAACATATTAGCTGTATAAAAGAAGTGACATCATTTTATggactgtattctttttttttttttttgagacacggtctcactctgtcttctgggttggagagcagtggtgcaatcttggctcactgcaacctccatctcccaggcttaagcaatcctcccacctcagcctcctgagtagctgggactactggcatgtaccatcatgccctgcaaatttttgtaatttttgtagagactgggtcttgccatgttgcccaggcttgtctcaaactcctgagctcaagcagtcctcctgtctcagccttccacagtgttgagattataggcatgagccactgtgccctacctGGACTATATGACTATATTCTCTTAAGTGATCCATGAAACAAAAACCATCTGCTACAGCCAGGCATGGCCTCAtaaacctgtagtctcagcttctcaaaagGTGGAGCAGAAGTACCtttggagtccaggagtttgaggccattcTGGGC contains:
- the LOC128931777 gene encoding uncharacterized protein LOC128931777 is translated as MAAVRRARSYCRCLVRFSDRELC